The nucleotide sequence ATCCCGGCACCGTCACCGCGGGCAATGCGTCGGGCGTCAATGACGGCGCCGCCGCGATGATCCTCGCTTCGGAGGCCGCGGTGAAGAAGCACGGCCTGACGCCGCGCGCGCGCGTGCTCGGTCTGGCATCGGCCGGCGTCCCGCCGCGCATCATGGGCATCGGCCCGGTGCCGGCGGTACGCAAATTGATGGAGCGGCTGGGCCTCAAGATCACCGATTTCGATCTGATCGAGCTGAACGAAGCCTTCGCCTCCCAGGGCATCGCCTGCCTGCGCCAGCTCGGCGTCGCCGAGGACGCCGATTTCGTCAACCCGCATGGCGGCGCCATCGCGCTCGGCCATCCCCTCGGCATGAGCGGCGCGCGCATCGCAATGACCGCGGTGCACGGCCTCGAAGTCCGCGGCGGCAAGCGCGCGCTCGCCACGATGTGCGTCGGCGTCGGCCAGGGCGTCGCGCTGGCGGTCGAGAGGATGAACTGATCGGTCACTCCTCATCCTGAGGAGACCGCCGCAGGCGGTCGTCTCGAAGGATGAGGCCCGGACTGTGGCCTCATGGTTCGAGACGGCGCTTCGCGCCTCCTCACCATGAGGGGAAGCAGCGGAGCGGCCCGCAGGGCCGAACCGCATTTGGGAGATGAGTCCGCCAACGTCGAGATTCCGGGTTCGACGCTGACCCTTCGTCCCGGAATGACGGAGAACGAGGAATGACCATCTCCCGCGAACAGGACATCACTCCCGCCGTGCTGGCCGTGATGGAGCGCACCGAGAATCCGCGGCTGCGCGAGATCATGGTGTCGCTGATCAGGCACCTGCACGGCTTCGTCCGCGACGTCCGGCTGACCGAAGCCGAATTCCGCGAAGCCGCCGCCCTCATCGCCGAACTCGGCCAGCGCACCAACGACACCCACAATGAAGTCGTGCTGATGGCCGGCTCGCTCGGCGTCTCGCCGCTGGTCTGCCTGCTCAACAATGGCGACGGCGGCAACACCGAGACGGCACAGTCGCTGCTCGGCCCGTTCTGGCGGCTGAACTCGCCGGTGACCGCGAATGGCGGCTCGATCCTGCGCTCGGCCACGCCTGGGCCAGCGCTGTTCGTTAACGGGCGTGTGGTCGACCCTAACGGCGAGCCGGTCGCCGGCGCCGAGGTGGACGTCTGGCACGCCTCTCCCGTCGGCTACTACGAGAACCAGGATCCCGAGCAGGCCGATATGAACCTGCGCGGCAAGCTCACCACCGATCCCGACGGCCGCTTCTGGTTTCGCTCCGTCATGATGGTCGGCTATCCGATTCCTACGGACGGCGTCGTCGGCCGTCTCCTGAAGGCGCAGGGCCGCCATCCCTATCGCCCGGCACATCTGCATGCACTGATCGTCAAGCAAGGCTTCAAGGTGCTGATCTCGCAGGTCTACGACCCCAACGACCCGCACATCGACAGCGACGTGCAGTTCGGCGTCACCCGCGCGCTGCTCGGCAACTTCATCCGCCACGACGAACCGCATCCGACCGAGCCCGACGTCACCGCGCCCTGGTACTCGCTCGATCACGTCTACCGCATGGAGATCGGCGACACCGTGCTGCCGCGGGCGCCGATCAAGTAGCCGCTGAATGGCCGGGGTAGCGCTTAACGGGTGCCGATTGCCAAATGCGACCCGCGGCGCCATATTTCATGGATGAGAGGTTTGTCATGGATGTCAACATCTCCCTGACCGAAGAACTCGGCGAGTTCGTCAAGGCCAAGGTGTCGAGCGGCCGCTACAACTCCGCGAGCGAGGTCGTGAGCGAAGCTCTTCGGCTGCTGGAACAGGCTGAGCAGGCGCGTGTCGATGCCTTGCGCCGGGCGTGGGCCGAAGGGGAGGCGAGCGGCGATGCTGGGGTCGCTGATTTCGCCGGCATCAAGCAGCTGGGACGGCAATCCCTCAAGACCGGCAATTAGGTGAAAGAGGTTCGCCTTTCTCGACTTGCGCAACAGGACCTGATCGCCATTTGGCGCAAGGTCGCAGAGGACAATGGCCCGGCGACGGCCGACCAGTGGATCGATCGTATCGAACGTCGATGCCAGCAACTGGCCTCCTTCCCACAGTCGGGGCCCGCACGTCCGGATATCGCGTTCGACGCACGCATGCTCGTGATTGGACGATGGCTTGCGCTTTATCGGGTTGAAGCAGGTGGCGTGCGCATCATGCGCGTGACCGACGCTGCACAAGATCTGGGCGAGATCGACTTCTCCGACGAGTAGTTTGCAAAGCCATTTACCTTTATACCTATCGCGTCCTCCTGCGGAGAGCGCACGCGTATGACGTCCCTCGATCTGCCGTCCGCTGCCGAGCCCTCGCGTCTGACCGAAGTCTTGTGCGCCTCCAGCGCGCTCGGCGCGGGCGCCGTGCGCGAGGTCGTCGTGCTCAGCGCGCGCGACATCATCGTCTCGCGGATCATCCGGCTTGGCGTGAGCTATGATGGTCCGGCGCCCGATGCCCCGCGCACACTGATCCTCAAGATCGCGCAGGAGAGTTTTGCCAAGACTCTGTGGCGGGCCGGGCGGCAGGAGGCTGCGTTCTACACGACAGTCGCGCCGCATCTGCCGCAGCAACTGGTGCCGCGCTGCTTCGGAGCGCATTGGGACGACGATAGCCACGATTGGCATCTGCTGCTGGAGGATCTGACCGACAGTCACGAGATCGCGACGGAATGGCCGCTGCCGCCGACATCGGCGCAGGCTGGGGCCATCGTCGACGCACTGGCGCGGCTGCACGCGGCGTGGTGGGACCATCCCGATCTCGGCCGAACGATCGGCGAATTCATCGCGCCCGCGGCCATGGCGCAGGTGATGGTGCAACTCGCCGGCCATCTCGAACACTTCACCGCGCTGCTCGGCGATCGCCTGAGCGCGGAGCGACGTGAGGTCTACCGGCGCTTCATGGCAGCTACACCAAGACTGCTCGCGCGCTATCACTCACAGCGTCATCTCACGATCGCGCATGGCGATGCGCATAGCTGGAACTTCCTGCTTCCCAAGCCCGGCGTCGCGGATCGCGCGCGCGTGTTCGACTTCGACCAGTGGCGGATCAATGTCGGGGCGAACGATCTCGCTTATCTGATGGGTCTTCAGTGGTATCCGCACTACCGCCAGCGGGTCGAGCGTGAGCTACTCGATCGCTACCACGCGACCCTTCTCAGCCATGGCGTGAGCGGCTACAGCCGCGCCGCGCTCGACGACGATTACCGCTACGGCGTGCTCTGGCAGATCACCAAGCCTGTGTGGCAGTGGACCGCGAACATTCCACCCATCATCTGGTGGAATAATCTGGAGCGCATCTTCCTCGCCGTCGACGATC is from Bradyrhizobium sp. ORS 285 and encodes:
- a CDS encoding dioxygenase, with protein sequence MTISREQDITPAVLAVMERTENPRLREIMVSLIRHLHGFVRDVRLTEAEFREAAALIAELGQRTNDTHNEVVLMAGSLGVSPLVCLLNNGDGGNTETAQSLLGPFWRLNSPVTANGGSILRSATPGPALFVNGRVVDPNGEPVAGAEVDVWHASPVGYYENQDPEQADMNLRGKLTTDPDGRFWFRSVMMVGYPIPTDGVVGRLLKAQGRHPYRPAHLHALIVKQGFKVLISQVYDPNDPHIDSDVQFGVTRALLGNFIRHDEPHPTEPDVTAPWYSLDHVYRMEIGDTVLPRAPIK
- a CDS encoding type II toxin-antitoxin system ParD family antitoxin → MDVNISLTEELGEFVKAKVSSGRYNSASEVVSEALRLLEQAEQARVDALRRAWAEGEASGDAGVADFAGIKQLGRQSLKTGN
- a CDS encoding type II toxin-antitoxin system RelE/ParE family toxin, which translates into the protein MKEVRLSRLAQQDLIAIWRKVAEDNGPATADQWIDRIERRCQQLASFPQSGPARPDIAFDARMLVIGRWLALYRVEAGGVRIMRVTDAAQDLGEIDFSDE
- a CDS encoding phosphotransferase, whose protein sequence is MTSLDLPSAAEPSRLTEVLCASSALGAGAVREVVVLSARDIIVSRIIRLGVSYDGPAPDAPRTLILKIAQESFAKTLWRAGRQEAAFYTTVAPHLPQQLVPRCFGAHWDDDSHDWHLLLEDLTDSHEIATEWPLPPTSAQAGAIVDALARLHAAWWDHPDLGRTIGEFIAPAAMAQVMVQLAGHLEHFTALLGDRLSAERREVYRRFMAATPRLLARYHSQRHLTIAHGDAHSWNFLLPKPGVADRARVFDFDQWRINVGANDLAYLMGLQWYPHYRQRVERELLDRYHATLLSHGVSGYSRAALDDDYRYGVLWQITKPVWQWTANIPPIIWWNNLERIFLAVDDLGCRDLLD